Proteins from a genomic interval of Paenibacillus sp. RC334:
- a CDS encoding ABC transporter ATP-binding protein has protein sequence MSIQLSIRELTKRFKTGDGVKGISLDVMKGELVTLLGPSGCGKTTVLRSIGGFLDPDSGDIQIQGKSVLKLPPEKRPTAMVFQSYNLWPHMTVYDNLAFGLKIRKVKKAEIDRQVKEALALVRLETAERKTPGQLSGGQQQRVALARALLLKPDVLLLDEPFSALDAKLRMEMREELRDIQTQTGMTMVFVTHDQEEALSISDRIVVMNAGRIEQLSSPQEIYDKPQSLFVAGFIGRINLLKGVSTGRSVSVSGIAFAQEHEYSGESMVGVRPEDIVLTTEENGSLAGTIRQVMILGHYAEVSLDSGTDHLKMFVPRERAADLRSGEQIRFSFSKIVTFPAAQ, from the coding sequence ATGTCCATTCAATTATCCATTCGTGAGTTAACCAAGCGCTTTAAGACGGGAGACGGAGTCAAGGGCATCTCACTTGACGTGATGAAAGGGGAACTTGTGACCCTGCTCGGTCCTTCCGGCTGTGGTAAAACAACCGTGCTTCGCTCCATTGGCGGCTTTCTGGACCCGGACAGTGGCGACATTCAGATTCAGGGTAAAAGTGTGCTCAAGTTGCCACCCGAAAAACGCCCAACCGCTATGGTGTTCCAAAGCTATAATTTGTGGCCGCATATGACGGTGTATGACAACCTTGCTTTCGGGTTGAAGATTCGTAAGGTGAAAAAGGCAGAGATTGACCGCCAGGTGAAGGAGGCGCTGGCGCTGGTTCGGCTGGAGACGGCAGAGCGTAAAACGCCGGGGCAGCTCTCGGGCGGTCAGCAGCAGCGGGTAGCACTTGCTCGGGCTCTGCTGCTAAAGCCGGATGTATTGCTGCTGGACGAGCCTTTTTCAGCGCTCGATGCCAAGCTGCGCATGGAGATGAGGGAGGAGCTGCGCGACATCCAGACCCAGACGGGGATGACGATGGTGTTCGTCACCCACGATCAGGAGGAGGCCTTATCCATTTCCGACCGGATCGTCGTTATGAATGCGGGTCGGATTGAGCAGCTCTCGTCACCGCAGGAGATTTATGACAAGCCACAGTCGCTTTTTGTAGCGGGCTTTATTGGTCGCATCAATTTATTAAAGGGGGTGAGTACAGGTCGCAGTGTGTCCGTGAGCGGAATTGCGTTCGCGCAGGAGCATGAATACAGCGGTGAATCCATGGTCGGTGTAAGGCCAGAGGATATTGTTCTGACGACGGAAGAAAATGGCTCTCTAGCCGGAACGATCAGGCAAGTGATGATTCTCGGGCATTATGCGGAGGTTTCGCTGGATAGCGGTACCGATCATCTGAAAATGTTTGTGCCACGTGAACGGGCGGCCGATCTGCGCAGTGGAGAGCAAATCAGATTCAGCTTCAGTAAAATTGTTACTTTTCCAGCAGCACAGTGA
- a CDS encoding ABC transporter permease subunit has translation MNWYLRSLGTRKIVEFIVLVIFVIFFLGPLTNLLLLAVSGKWQYPAPLPQSLSLEWWKFVLTQDDVLSSISLSFLIAITVTVCSIIVCVPAAYAFARISFPLSKWFLFSFLLTHAFPKMGLYVSIAVLFYKFGLMNTFTGIVLIHMVNTLMYMTWIPSSAFRSVHRAQEESARDAGAGPLRVFWKITFPMALPGIVVASIFTFLASLDEAQGTLLVGTPDYKTMPVIMYSIIADYPSTTGAVFSVILTLPTVILLLAARRFVSADVLAGGFQVK, from the coding sequence ATGAACTGGTATCTTCGCTCACTTGGCACACGCAAAATTGTGGAGTTCATCGTGCTCGTTATTTTCGTCATTTTTTTCCTGGGGCCTCTGACTAACCTGTTGCTGCTGGCGGTTTCAGGAAAATGGCAGTATCCTGCACCGCTGCCACAGAGCTTGTCACTGGAATGGTGGAAATTTGTATTGACCCAGGATGATGTGCTCAGCTCCATATCTCTATCCTTCCTGATCGCCATTACGGTTACCGTGTGCTCGATTATCGTATGTGTTCCCGCTGCCTACGCCTTCGCGCGGATTTCGTTTCCGCTGAGTAAGTGGTTTTTGTTTTCATTTTTGCTCACGCATGCTTTTCCAAAAATGGGGCTGTACGTGTCTATCGCGGTGTTGTTCTACAAGTTCGGGCTGATGAACACCTTTACGGGCATTGTATTGATCCACATGGTGAACACGCTGATGTACATGACCTGGATTCCTTCCTCTGCGTTCCGCAGCGTCCATCGTGCTCAAGAGGAATCTGCCCGGGATGCCGGGGCGGGACCGTTACGGGTTTTCTGGAAAATTACGTTCCCCATGGCGCTGCCCGGCATTGTGGTCGCTTCCATCTTTACATTTCTCGCTTCATTAGATGAGGCGCAGGGAACGCTGCTCGTCGGGACACCAGACTATAAAACGATGCCTGTCATTATGTATTCCATTATTGCGGATTATCCGAGTACTACGGGTGCTGTATTCTCCGTCATTTTGACTCTGCCCACAGTGATCTTGCTGCTGGCCGCAAGGCGTTTCGTAAGTGCGGACGTGCTGGCTGGCGGATTCCAGGTGAAATAA
- a CDS encoding adenylosuccinate synthase: protein MSTVVVVGTQWGDEGKGKITDYLAESAEVVARYQGGNNAGHTILIDGKKYKLSLIPSGVFYEDKKCVIGNGMVVNPAALIEEITYIHDNGFSTKNLVISDRAHVIMPYHITLDVLEEDRKGPNQIGTTRKGIGPAYMDKAARNGIRIADLLDAEEFEKKLRHQTKEKNQMIEQVYGGKPLDVEEILKQYLEYAEFVRPYVGDTSVVLNDAIDANQKVLFEGAQGVMLDIDQGTYPYVTSSNPSAGGVCIGSGVGPSKIQQVIGVAKSYTTRVGDGPFPTELNDEIGDYIRETGHEYGTVTGRARRVGWFDSVVVRHARRVSGLTGLSLNSLDVLTGLKTVKICTGYKYRGEVITHYPASLKMLAECEAVYEELPGWSEDITGVKTLEELPETTRNYVQRVSELTGIPIAIFSVGRNRDQTNQVLPIYL, encoded by the coding sequence ATGTCAACTGTAGTCGTTGTGGGAACACAATGGGGAGACGAAGGCAAAGGTAAAATTACGGACTATCTGGCGGAAAGCGCTGAAGTGGTGGCCCGTTACCAAGGCGGAAACAATGCCGGTCATACGATTCTCATTGACGGTAAAAAGTACAAGCTGAGCCTGATTCCATCCGGCGTTTTTTATGAAGATAAAAAGTGTGTCATTGGCAACGGCATGGTAGTTAATCCGGCCGCTCTTATTGAAGAAATTACTTACATTCACGATAATGGCTTTTCTACGAAAAATCTGGTCATTAGCGACCGTGCACATGTTATTATGCCATACCACATCACGTTGGATGTGCTGGAGGAAGACCGCAAAGGACCTAACCAAATCGGTACGACGCGTAAAGGGATCGGCCCTGCTTATATGGATAAAGCTGCACGTAATGGTATTCGTATTGCTGATTTGCTGGATGCAGAGGAATTCGAAAAGAAGCTGCGCCATCAAACAAAAGAGAAGAATCAAATGATTGAACAAGTATACGGCGGCAAGCCGCTGGATGTAGAAGAAATACTGAAACAATACCTGGAGTATGCAGAATTTGTTCGTCCTTATGTAGGGGATACGTCTGTTGTGTTGAATGATGCGATTGATGCGAATCAAAAGGTACTGTTCGAGGGCGCGCAAGGCGTTATGCTCGATATCGACCAAGGTACGTATCCGTACGTTACGTCCTCGAACCCATCGGCTGGCGGCGTATGTATCGGTTCCGGTGTAGGCCCGTCCAAGATCCAACAGGTCATTGGTGTAGCCAAATCGTACACAACTCGTGTCGGTGACGGTCCATTCCCAACGGAACTGAATGATGAAATCGGCGATTACATCCGTGAAACAGGTCATGAGTATGGTACCGTTACAGGTCGTGCTCGTCGTGTTGGCTGGTTTGATAGTGTGGTTGTACGTCATGCCCGTCGTGTCAGCGGACTTACAGGTTTGTCCTTGAACTCGCTGGACGTATTGACAGGTCTGAAAACGGTGAAAATTTGCACAGGCTACAAGTATCGCGGTGAGGTGATTACGCATTATCCGGCTAGTTTGAAAATGCTGGCGGAGTGCGAGGCCGTATACGAGGAACTGCCAGGCTGGAGCGAAGACATTACTGGCGTGAAAACGCTGGAGGAACTGCCTGAGACTACTCGTAATTACGTACAACGCGTATCTGAGCTGACAGGTATTCCAATTGCAATCTTCTCTGTTGGTCGTAACCGTGACCAAACGAACCAGGTGCTTCCGATTTACCTGTAA
- the dnaB gene encoding replicative DNA helicase produces MGGEFFDRIPPQNLEAEQAVIGSILLQSEALITAMERVQTEDFYDKAHQMIYEAMIELGESGQPIDLVTLTSKIQDKGQLEDIGGVSYLAKLAHGVPTAANVDYYAQIIEEKAMLRRLIRAATQIVSEGYSGGEDVAGMLSDAERKIMEISNGRSGSGFIAIRDVVMEVFDRVELLHQNKGNTTGIPSGFVDLDKMTAGFQRNDLIIVAARPSVGKTAFALNIAQNVAVRAKETVAIFSLEMSAAQLVQRMICAEANLDANVMRTGDFKGDDDWAKLTMGIAALSEAEIYIDDTPGITVADIRAKCRRLKTEKGLGMIVIDYLQLIHGRGKSGENRQQEVSEISRTLKQIARELEVPVIALSQLSRGVEQRQDKRPMMSDLRESGSIEQDADIVAFLYRDDYYNQETEKKNIIEIIIAKQRNGPVGTVELVFLKNYNKFANYERAHSDAFAG; encoded by the coding sequence ATGGGCGGCGAATTTTTCGATCGGATTCCTCCGCAAAATCTGGAGGCAGAACAGGCGGTTATCGGGTCCATTTTGCTCCAGTCCGAAGCACTGATTACAGCGATGGAGCGGGTGCAGACCGAGGATTTTTACGATAAGGCTCACCAGATGATTTACGAAGCGATGATTGAGCTGGGTGAATCCGGACAGCCGATAGACTTGGTTACACTGACCTCGAAAATTCAGGACAAGGGTCAGCTGGAGGATATCGGGGGCGTCAGCTATCTGGCGAAGCTGGCTCACGGGGTGCCGACAGCGGCTAACGTGGATTATTACGCTCAGATTATTGAAGAAAAGGCGATGCTCCGCCGATTGATTCGTGCAGCCACGCAGATTGTGAGCGAAGGCTATAGCGGCGGCGAGGACGTCGCTGGTATGCTGAGCGATGCCGAGCGCAAGATTATGGAGATATCCAATGGGCGCTCGGGCAGCGGCTTTATTGCCATCCGCGATGTCGTGATGGAAGTGTTCGACCGGGTCGAATTGCTGCATCAGAACAAGGGCAATACGACCGGGATTCCGTCCGGCTTTGTTGATTTGGACAAGATGACGGCGGGTTTCCAGCGCAATGATCTAATCATTGTGGCAGCTCGTCCATCCGTGGGTAAAACGGCGTTCGCCCTGAATATTGCGCAAAACGTTGCGGTTCGGGCGAAGGAGACGGTAGCCATCTTCAGTCTGGAAATGTCGGCGGCCCAGCTCGTTCAGCGGATGATCTGCGCCGAGGCCAATCTGGACGCGAACGTCATGCGGACAGGTGATTTTAAAGGCGACGACGATTGGGCGAAGCTGACGATGGGCATTGCGGCCTTGTCAGAGGCCGAGATCTATATTGACGATACGCCGGGTATTACTGTTGCGGATATCCGTGCCAAGTGCCGCCGTCTCAAGACGGAAAAAGGACTCGGCATGATCGTGATCGACTACTTGCAACTCATTCATGGGCGCGGGAAATCGGGCGAGAATCGGCAGCAGGAGGTATCCGAAATTTCACGGACCTTGAAGCAAATTGCCCGTGAGCTGGAAGTGCCTGTAATCGCCCTTTCCCAGTTAAGCCGGGGTGTAGAGCAGCGTCAGGACAAGCGTCCGATGATGAGTGACTTGCGGGAATCCGGTTCCATTGAGCAGGATGCTGATATCGTCGCGTTTCTGTACCGGGATGATTACTATAATCAGGAAACGGAAAAGAAAAATATTATTGAGATTATCATTGCCAAGCAACGTAACGGCCCGGTCGGTACGGTAGAGCTGGTGTTTCTCAAAAATTATAATAAATTCGCCAATTATGAGCGTGCCCATTCGGATGCGTTCGCTGGATAA
- the rplI gene encoding 50S ribosomal protein L9, giving the protein MRVIFIKDMKGQGKKGQIKEVSDGYAANFLLPRGIARPATEGNMKTLENQNAAEEKRKQEEKEEAQALGKKLESTTVQLKAKAGEGGRLFGAITSKQIAEAVAATGIKLDKRKIELEEPIRTLGVTQMTVKLHPEVKATLKVQVTEE; this is encoded by the coding sequence ATGAGAGTGATTTTTATTAAAGATATGAAGGGCCAAGGCAAGAAGGGTCAAATTAAGGAAGTATCGGACGGTTACGCAGCGAATTTCCTGCTGCCGCGCGGTATTGCCCGCCCGGCGACGGAAGGGAATATGAAGACGCTGGAGAACCAGAACGCTGCTGAGGAAAAGCGCAAGCAAGAGGAAAAGGAAGAGGCGCAGGCACTCGGCAAAAAGCTGGAATCCACAACCGTTCAGCTGAAAGCAAAAGCTGGTGAAGGCGGTCGACTGTTCGGCGCAATTACAAGCAAGCAAATCGCGGAAGCGGTCGCTGCAACGGGGATTAAGCTGGACAAACGCAAAATCGAGCTGGAAGAACCGATTCGTACGTTGGGCGTCACTCAAATGACCGTTAAGCTTCATCCTGAGGTCAAAGCTACGCTGAAGGTACAGGTGACCGAAGAATAA
- a CDS encoding DHH family phosphoesterase: MPKFLQKRWHGYQTVWAFLLLLVLVICISMYNWELGVMGLVLSFLLGGLMLKTELDFRRELNQYISGLSFRIKRVEGEAVSSLPFGIILYSENRTVEWHNRFAGEMFEDQSLIGEPLQDLFPQLAGALGAKKETKEPVRELKVELQHDERYYQFLIVLDERLIYLYEVTELAVLRKQYENERLALGIVMLDNMDEAAQGMDDQQRTALIAKVSSEITAWANQYNIYLRRLSSERYLIMLNHKALQELEQSRFVILDTVREMTADLKVPMTLSIGLSFGAESIKELGELAQSSLDMALGRGGDQAAVKAGQRLSFYGGKSNAVEKRTRVRARVIAHALRDLMQESDRVLIMGHKIPDMDALGAAIGVWKAAALYNVEAHIVLDKSNPSIDRMMEQVNKDENLSAALMTPEQSLQLMTEHSLLVVVDTHKASMTIEPKLVQTASRVVVVDHHRRGEEFINDSVLIYLEPYASSACELVTELLQYIHEKVQLTPLEATSLLAGITVDTKHFSLHTGSRTFEAAGFLRRSGADTVMIQRLLKEDLDEYIAKAEIIKHAKMIYGHIALAVTEPGQKIPQLLIAQVADSLLNMTDVLASFVVSERPDGLVGISARSLGRMNVQVVMERLGGGGHLTNAAVQLDCPLEEAKRRVVDVLAEIDGEEGLFE, encoded by the coding sequence ATGCCTAAATTTCTACAAAAACGCTGGCACGGCTATCAGACTGTCTGGGCGTTTTTACTGCTGCTGGTGCTTGTCATATGTATTTCCATGTATAACTGGGAACTGGGTGTGATGGGACTGGTGCTGTCATTCTTGCTCGGCGGGCTGATGCTGAAGACGGAATTGGATTTCCGTCGGGAACTGAATCAATATATCAGCGGCCTTTCCTTTCGCATCAAGCGGGTGGAAGGGGAAGCGGTCAGCTCACTGCCGTTTGGCATCATTTTATACAGCGAAAATCGAACGGTAGAATGGCACAATCGGTTCGCTGGGGAAATGTTCGAGGACCAGTCACTGATAGGCGAGCCGCTCCAGGACCTTTTTCCCCAGCTGGCAGGAGCTTTGGGTGCCAAAAAGGAAACGAAGGAGCCTGTGCGTGAGCTAAAGGTAGAGCTACAGCATGATGAGCGCTATTATCAGTTCCTCATCGTGCTGGATGAGCGTCTGATTTATTTGTATGAAGTAACGGAGTTGGCGGTGCTGCGCAAGCAGTATGAGAACGAGCGGCTGGCGCTCGGCATCGTTATGCTTGATAATATGGATGAAGCTGCTCAGGGAATGGACGATCAGCAACGTACCGCGCTTATTGCGAAGGTGTCGAGCGAGATTACAGCATGGGCGAACCAGTACAATATTTATTTGCGTCGTTTGTCATCCGAGCGCTATCTCATCATGCTGAATCACAAGGCGCTTCAGGAGCTGGAGCAAAGTCGATTCGTCATTCTGGATACGGTGCGGGAAATGACTGCCGATTTGAAAGTGCCGATGACACTGAGCATCGGTTTGTCCTTCGGCGCGGAGAGCATCAAGGAGCTGGGTGAGCTGGCTCAGTCCAGTCTGGATATGGCGCTCGGACGGGGTGGCGACCAGGCGGCGGTGAAGGCCGGACAGCGTCTATCTTTTTACGGCGGCAAGTCCAATGCTGTCGAAAAGCGTACACGGGTGCGCGCGCGGGTCATTGCGCATGCGCTGCGTGACCTGATGCAGGAGAGCGACCGCGTGCTGATCATGGGGCACAAAATACCGGACATGGATGCACTGGGAGCAGCCATCGGGGTGTGGAAGGCGGCAGCGCTCTACAACGTAGAGGCGCACATCGTGCTGGATAAATCCAATCCGTCCATCGACCGGATGATGGAGCAGGTGAACAAGGACGAGAATCTGTCGGCAGCGCTCATGACACCGGAGCAGTCGCTCCAGTTGATGACCGAGCACAGCCTGCTGGTCGTGGTGGATACGCACAAGGCCTCGATGACAATTGAGCCAAAATTGGTGCAGACGGCGAGCAGGGTGGTCGTTGTAGATCATCATCGTCGGGGCGAGGAGTTTATTAACGACTCTGTTTTGATTTATCTGGAGCCATATGCGTCGTCGGCTTGTGAGCTGGTGACAGAGCTGCTGCAATATATTCATGAGAAGGTTCAACTGACGCCGCTGGAGGCGACATCGTTGCTTGCAGGGATTACGGTGGATACCAAGCATTTTTCCTTGCATACAGGCTCGCGGACGTTTGAGGCTGCCGGTTTTTTGCGGCGTAGCGGGGCGGATACAGTGATGATCCAGCGCTTGTTAAAAGAGGACCTGGATGAATATATTGCTAAGGCGGAAATTATTAAGCATGCTAAAATGATATATGGGCACATCGCGCTTGCGGTGACAGAGCCCGGACAGAAGATACCGCAGCTCCTGATTGCTCAGGTGGCGGATTCATTACTCAATATGACGGATGTACTGGCCTCTTTTGTGGTCAGTGAACGTCCTGACGGCCTGGTGGGGATCAGCGCCCGTTCACTCGGACGCATGAATGTACAGGTCGTCATGGAACGGCTAGGCGGCGGAGGACATCTGACGAATGCGGCGGTTCAGCTGGATTGTCCGCTGGAGGAAGCCAAACGCAGAGTGGTCGACGTGCTGGCCGAAATTGATGGGGAAGAGGGGTTATTTGAATGA
- a CDS encoding DUF2232 domain-containing protein, whose amino-acid sequence MKFRLATVAWSVIYLLLLLSLLTPLRIFTVFLLIVPGVVLFSSLPFKGFLIHVIPVLLIIALQDVYLLLPAIYFLIPALLMGRVYKKGAPAFQALMTGTGVILAELLVVLLIATYTFGFDLSQYLRDQAAISANLVQQILNGNPMLPGMNWTAEDTQRLGTMMIGKVPYVLILTSFLLAVITHALTRPALSSLDVPVRKMKPAREWRLPRALIWYYLLAIVFEWVAMSSDSSWVQAVSVSMLPLIHACFIIQTIGFIYFWTHSRNMSPVIAVLLSLVVLVFQPLRIIGIIDLAFPLREAITRSKK is encoded by the coding sequence TTGAAATTCCGCTTGGCAACTGTAGCATGGAGCGTTATTTATTTGCTTCTGCTGCTGTCTCTATTGACACCCTTAAGAATCTTTACCGTATTTTTGCTGATTGTGCCTGGCGTTGTATTGTTTTCATCGCTGCCTTTCAAGGGATTTCTGATTCATGTCATACCGGTGCTGTTGATTATAGCGCTACAAGATGTATATTTGCTGCTTCCCGCGATTTATTTTCTGATCCCCGCCTTGTTAATGGGACGGGTATATAAAAAGGGAGCACCTGCTTTTCAGGCGTTGATGACCGGAACGGGTGTGATTTTAGCCGAGTTGTTGGTTGTATTGCTCATCGCTACGTATACCTTCGGGTTTGATCTTTCGCAGTATCTTCGTGATCAGGCTGCTATATCGGCAAATCTGGTACAGCAAATCCTAAATGGCAATCCGATGCTTCCTGGCATGAATTGGACAGCAGAAGATACACAGAGACTCGGTACGATGATGATCGGCAAAGTTCCATATGTGCTGATCCTGACCTCGTTTTTACTGGCTGTGATCACGCACGCTCTGACGCGTCCGGCATTGAGTAGCCTTGATGTGCCTGTACGCAAAATGAAGCCTGCCCGAGAATGGAGACTGCCACGCGCGCTCATCTGGTATTACCTGCTGGCGATTGTGTTTGAGTGGGTGGCCATGTCCTCTGACAGCAGTTGGGTTCAGGCGGTTTCTGTTAGTATGTTGCCGCTGATTCATGCGTGCTTTATTATCCAGACGATCGGATTTATTTACTTCTGGACGCATAGCCGTAACATGAGCCCTGTGATCGCGGTGCTGCTATCGCTCGTCGTTCTGGTGTTCCAGCCACTCCGCATTATCGGTATTATTGATTTGGCCTTTCCGCTGCGTGAAGCTATTACAAGATCAAAGAAATAG
- a CDS encoding MazG-like family protein: protein MPKEMDVVKRAKVIEWLKTEVLDQVSRLFKAMWEGSTARIGDCLASLMMSSYILGRRLGVPYRELDDLLIDKLRKHRKEGHQLEDWYQDISALEEHMRKR, encoded by the coding sequence ATGCCTAAAGAAATGGATGTAGTTAAACGGGCCAAGGTGATTGAATGGCTCAAAACAGAGGTACTTGATCAGGTTTCCCGTCTGTTTAAAGCGATGTGGGAGGGCAGTACAGCCCGCATTGGCGATTGTCTGGCGAGTCTGATGATGAGCAGTTATATTTTGGGAAGACGTCTTGGGGTGCCTTACCGTGAATTGGATGATCTCCTCATCGACAAGCTAAGAAAGCACAGAAAAGAAGGACACCAGCTGGAGGATTGGTATCAGGACATATCCGCACTGGAAGAACATATGCGTAAGAGGTGA
- a CDS encoding CBS domain-containing protein, protein MNIAFFLLPKQEVAFVTADATLRQTLERMEHHRFTAVPILDKEGRYTGTVTEGDLLWHMKESEGKITFENASKFMLKDVPLRVSIKPVSIDANMEDLINLAKVQNFVPVVDDMERFIGIVRRSQIIEYCEKFVSRESLNSSS, encoded by the coding sequence ATGAATATCGCTTTTTTCTTGCTTCCCAAACAAGAGGTTGCTTTTGTCACGGCGGATGCAACTTTACGGCAAACGTTGGAGCGAATGGAGCATCACCGCTTCACGGCGGTTCCGATTTTGGATAAGGAAGGTAGATATACCGGCACGGTTACAGAGGGTGATCTGCTGTGGCATATGAAGGAATCTGAGGGGAAAATAACCTTTGAAAACGCTTCGAAGTTTATGCTCAAGGACGTCCCGCTTCGGGTTTCGATAAAGCCGGTGTCCATTGATGCCAATATGGAGGATTTAATTAATTTGGCTAAGGTGCAGAACTTTGTACCTGTGGTGGATGATATGGAACGGTTTATTGGCATTGTCCGCCGTAGCCAGATTATTGAATATTGTGAAAAATTCGTGTCGAGAGAATCGCTTAACTCGTCATCCTAA
- a CDS encoding LCP family protein — protein sequence MERRHRRRTGGKPKNKKRFTALYISCIVLFLIAVGGYLFRKQLTLVAFDWFVSPTLESKLEKSFQPRQSEGQKQSEPVAYRKEPFSVLLLGTDQRPNEKARGRSDTVIYAAVRPAESRVLLVSLPRDTYVQIVGHDPNHDGEDDFDKLGHAYAFGGEDMSIATVEKLMEHKADYYATINFQGIQDAVNAVGGVELPIDKPIENKNPLHIKFRIEAGKPLYNGEEAMYYVRYREDSDFNRTKRQQIFLNAMADKLLNINGISKIPELLDIMGANFKTDMEPTFITGLGKQAISQGQPQISSFTITGEGFKKKGLYYDRANEQELEYARLMIANWLDSGTTPQTLKLPDKQDIQ from the coding sequence ATGGAGAGAAGACATAGGAGAAGGACAGGCGGCAAGCCTAAGAATAAAAAAAGGTTTACCGCTCTATATATTTCATGTATTGTTTTGTTTCTGATTGCGGTGGGAGGATATCTGTTCCGTAAACAGCTGACGCTGGTGGCCTTTGACTGGTTCGTATCTCCGACGTTGGAGAGCAAGCTGGAGAAGTCCTTTCAGCCGCGCCAATCGGAGGGACAGAAGCAGTCGGAGCCGGTTGCTTATCGGAAAGAGCCGTTTTCGGTGCTGCTGCTCGGTACGGACCAAAGGCCGAACGAGAAGGCGCGTGGCCGCTCGGATACGGTTATTTATGCGGCTGTACGGCCTGCGGAATCGCGTGTGCTTCTGGTTTCCCTTCCAAGGGATACGTATGTCCAGATTGTCGGACATGATCCAAATCATGACGGTGAGGATGATTTTGATAAGTTGGGGCATGCTTATGCGTTCGGAGGCGAGGATATGTCCATAGCTACGGTAGAGAAGCTGATGGAGCATAAGGCCGATTATTATGCTACGATTAATTTCCAGGGTATTCAGGATGCTGTAAATGCGGTGGGCGGGGTTGAGCTTCCCATCGATAAGCCGATTGAGAATAAAAATCCGCTGCATATCAAGTTCCGCATCGAGGCGGGCAAGCCGCTTTATAATGGCGAAGAAGCGATGTATTATGTTAGATATAGGGAAGACAGCGACTTTAACCGTACCAAACGGCAGCAAATTTTTCTGAATGCAATGGCGGATAAGCTGCTGAATATCAACGGAATCTCCAAGATTCCGGAGCTGCTCGATATTATGGGAGCCAATTTCAAGACGGACATGGAGCCTACTTTTATTACAGGACTTGGCAAGCAGGCCATTTCGCAGGGGCAACCACAAATTTCGAGCTTTACGATTACAGGGGAAGGTTTCAAGAAAAAGGGCCTGTATTATGACCGGGCCAATGAACAGGAACTCGAATACGCCAGACTTATGATCGCAAACTGGCTGGATTCTGGCACAACCCCGCAGACGCTGAAGCTTCCCGACAAGCAGGACATTCAGTGA